From Deltaproteobacteria bacterium, one genomic window encodes:
- the larB gene encoding nickel pincer cofactor biosynthesis protein LarB: protein MKGIEKEIEKILDGYTKGSLTARDAVERMRLFVYESIDFATIDHHRELRAGIPEVVYGEGKTADQIMAIAKKIFEKSGKVLVTRVSEDKGLLIERGMDGARYRKEGRVVTIGTGVEVRDDAAPILVVSAGTSDMAVAEEAAITAEFFGNRVDRVYDVGVAGIHRLFYNKNAIDRAGIIIVVAGMEGALASVVGGVSGKPVIAVPTSVGYGASFGGITALLGMLNSCAPGVVVVNIDNGFGAAYFSTLLNNREGRNNEAEAKS from the coding sequence ATGAAGGGGATCGAGAAGGAGATTGAAAAGATTCTCGACGGGTACACGAAGGGCAGCTTGACTGCACGGGACGCCGTTGAGAGAATGCGTCTCTTCGTCTACGAGAGCATCGACTTTGCCACCATCGACCACCACCGGGAATTGCGGGCAGGTATCCCCGAGGTCGTGTACGGTGAGGGAAAGACGGCGGACCAGATCATGGCCATTGCGAAAAAAATTTTTGAAAAGAGCGGAAAAGTACTCGTAACGAGGGTTTCTGAGGATAAGGGCTTGCTGATAGAGCGGGGAATGGACGGGGCGCGGTACCGGAAAGAGGGACGTGTGGTCACCATCGGGACCGGCGTCGAGGTGCGGGACGATGCAGCCCCCATCCTCGTCGTTTCTGCCGGCACTTCTGATATGGCCGTTGCGGAGGAAGCAGCCATTACAGCTGAGTTTTTCGGAAACAGGGTCGACAGGGTATACGACGTGGGTGTCGCGGGAATCCACCGGTTGTTTTACAATAAAAACGCTATAGACAGGGCCGGTATCATTATCGTGGTTGCGGGCATGGAAGGGGCGCTCGCCTCGGTCGTCGGGGGTGTTTCGGGAAAACCGGTCATCGCCGTGCCAACCAGCGTCGGATACGGGGCGTCCTTCGGGGGGATAACCGCCCTCCTGGGAATGCTGAATTCGTGCGCTCCCGGCGTCGTCGTGGTAAACATCGACAACGGTTTCGGCGCCGCCTACTTTTCCACGCTCCTGAATAACAGGGAGGGGAGGAACAATGAAGCCGAAGCGAAATCCTGA